A genome region from Crossiella equi includes the following:
- a CDS encoding helix-turn-helix transcriptional regulator, producing MTASELARFLRLRRESLRPDQVGLRRDPSARTPGLRREEVAALAGVTVGYYERLEQARARHPSPQVVRALGNALRLSGPELDHLARLAGHAPPPEPVPTAVPDEVRQLVDRLGPIPAYVLNPTQDFVAWNAMAVALFVDFAQLPPADRNLVRLSFRLGGTVCGEPEQDAGGFAARTAAELRAASGRYPGLPGLDGLVAAFVAHSPGFAEAWSAHDVRERPVVRKVVDHELLGRVELDSHVLTVPGHDLRLTMFTAEPGSASAELLAKLYAEL from the coding sequence ATGACTGCCTCCGAGCTGGCCCGCTTCCTCCGCCTCCGCCGCGAGTCGCTGCGCCCCGACCAGGTGGGCCTGCGCCGCGACCCCTCCGCGCGCACGCCGGGGCTGCGCCGCGAGGAGGTGGCCGCGCTGGCCGGGGTCACGGTGGGCTACTACGAGCGGCTGGAGCAGGCCCGGGCCAGGCACCCCTCACCCCAGGTGGTGCGCGCCCTGGGCAACGCGCTGCGGCTGAGCGGCCCGGAGCTGGACCACCTGGCCCGCCTGGCCGGGCACGCCCCACCACCGGAACCGGTGCCCACGGCGGTCCCGGACGAGGTGCGCCAGCTGGTGGACCGCCTGGGCCCGATCCCCGCCTACGTCCTGAACCCGACCCAGGACTTCGTGGCCTGGAACGCGATGGCCGTGGCCCTGTTCGTCGACTTCGCCCAGCTGCCCCCGGCCGACCGGAACCTGGTGCGGCTCTCCTTCCGGCTCGGCGGCACCGTCTGCGGCGAGCCTGAGCAGGACGCGGGCGGTTTCGCCGCCCGCACCGCCGCAGAGCTCCGCGCGGCCAGCGGCCGCTACCCCGGCCTGCCCGGCCTGGACGGTCTGGTGGCGGCTTTCGTCGCACACAGCCCGGGCTTCGCCGAGGCCTGGTCGGCGCACGACGTGCGCGAGCGGCCGGTGGTGCGCAAGGTGGTGGACCACGAGCTGCTCGGGCGGGTGGAGCTGGACAGCCACGTGCTCACCGTGCCCGGGCATGACCTGCGGCTGACCATGTTCACCGCCGAGCCCGGCAGCGCGAGCGCCGAACTGCTGGCGAAGCTGTACGCCGAGCTGTGA
- a CDS encoding nuclear transport factor 2 family protein produces the protein MTRTPEQTVNLMLARLLAKDMDGVADLWALEGVAEFPFAAAGSPPVVHGREAIRQYLANYPELLDVREVPAKTVHHTTDPDTVVVEFTAQGLTVRTGQPYELSYIAVVTTADGEITRYRDYWSPVAVAAALGELPALLTALAEESA, from the coding sequence ATGACACGAACCCCGGAACAGACGGTGAACCTGATGCTGGCCCGGTTGCTGGCCAAGGACATGGACGGCGTGGCCGACCTGTGGGCACTCGAAGGCGTGGCCGAGTTCCCGTTCGCCGCGGCAGGCAGCCCGCCCGTGGTGCACGGCCGGGAGGCCATCCGGCAGTACCTCGCCAACTACCCCGAGCTCCTGGACGTGCGGGAGGTCCCGGCCAAGACCGTGCACCACACGACCGACCCGGACACGGTCGTCGTCGAGTTCACCGCCCAGGGCCTCACGGTCCGCACCGGCCAGCCGTACGAGCTGTCCTACATCGCCGTGGTCACCACGGCCGACGGCGAGATCACCCGCTACCGCGACTACTGGAGCCCGGTAGCCGTGGCCGCCGCCCTGGGCGAGCTGCCCGCCCTGCTGACCGCACTCGCCGAGGAGTCCGCATGA
- a CDS encoding NAD(P)H-binding protein, with product MTTISVIGATGGTGRPLTEMLRADGVDVRAASRSGEVRFDWYDPATHEAVLTGADAVYLVAPLADLNPMPTVGPFLDRAREVGLKRLVLLGSLAVLPDTPTELADTVRAEPGWTVLRPSAFMRNLLGAHPVATRLRERDELLSASGDGKLGWIDTEDIAAVARVLLRAEQVEDEYALTGPEALGFHDLARILRERTGRPVEVAEVGVEELAAIFRATGMPADYADRLARYNGAIREESETVTDTVAVTTGRPPRSFGTFAELHMV from the coding sequence ATGACCACCATCTCCGTCATCGGCGCGACCGGCGGCACCGGCCGCCCGCTCACCGAGATGCTGCGCGCGGACGGCGTGGACGTGCGCGCCGCCAGCCGCTCCGGCGAGGTCCGCTTCGACTGGTACGACCCGGCCACACACGAGGCCGTGCTGACCGGTGCCGACGCGGTCTACCTGGTCGCCCCGCTGGCCGACCTCAACCCCATGCCGACGGTGGGCCCGTTCCTGGACCGCGCACGCGAGGTGGGCCTCAAGCGGCTGGTGCTGCTCGGCTCGCTGGCTGTGCTGCCGGACACCCCGACCGAGCTGGCCGACACCGTGCGCGCCGAACCGGGCTGGACCGTGCTGCGCCCGTCGGCGTTCATGCGCAACCTGCTCGGCGCGCACCCGGTGGCCACCCGGCTGCGCGAGCGGGACGAGCTGCTGTCCGCCAGCGGCGACGGCAAGCTGGGCTGGATCGACACCGAGGACATCGCGGCCGTGGCCCGGGTCCTGCTGCGGGCCGAGCAGGTCGAGGACGAGTACGCGCTGACCGGCCCGGAGGCCCTGGGCTTCCACGACCTGGCCCGGATCCTGCGCGAGCGGACCGGCCGCCCGGTCGAGGTGGCCGAGGTCGGGGTCGAGGAGCTGGCCGCGATCTTCCGCGCCACCGGCATGCCCGCCGACTACGCCGACCGCCTCGCCCGGTACAACGGGGCCATCCGGGAGGAGTCCGAGACCGTCACCGACACGGTGGCCGTCACGACCGGGCGCCCGCCTCGGTCTTTCGGGACGTTCGCGGAGTTGCATATGGTCTAG
- a CDS encoding N-acetylmuramoyl-L-alanine amidase, whose amino-acid sequence MFVRRRHLACGAAVVVLGALLSPVSSAAAPAGRQDAFTAAAAEFGVPSGVLLGVSYLQSRWDANAGQPSRGAGYGPLHLTDARGLGVGSGSHHDEGPEDPRGDTSRPQELPEPAPGVAPASLQTLDLAARLTGLSPVALRTDPAANIRGGAAVLASYQRELGGGTAAGDWYGAVARYSGATDTATARRFADQVFELVRTGTQRRTDDGQEVRLAADPSVQPRQSQVDSLGLRRTSDAATECPPELGCEWIPAPYEHYDPTKPGSYGNHDQANRPTDLKIKYIIVHDTEGYYDTTVQLVRNVKRAASWQYTLRSSDGHVAQHIKAEDVAWQAGNWYVNSHSIGLEHEGFAAKGTWYTEAMYRSSARLVRYLAAKYGIPLDRGHILGHDNVPGTVPATVRGMHWDPGPYWDWSHYFNLLGAPLVPTAGPYSGLVTIKPDFAANRPLMYGCDSAKPADPCPARGTTSVFLHTEPRADAPLVKDPGLRPDGGNSTRHVSDHGARVDTGQTFAVAERRGDWTAIWYLGQKSWFLNPRAKPTALNTAGLVVTPRPGLASVPVYGRAYPEAAAYEGTGVPVQDVLPLQYSLNAGERYALADRNVPTDYYFAQNWEGPRTVVRGEDTYLQVFFGHRAFFVKAADVRIQASW is encoded by the coding sequence ATGTTCGTCAGACGACGTCATCTGGCGTGCGGGGCCGCGGTAGTGGTCCTGGGCGCGCTGCTCTCCCCGGTGTCCTCCGCCGCCGCCCCGGCGGGTCGGCAGGACGCGTTCACCGCCGCGGCGGCCGAGTTCGGCGTGCCCAGCGGCGTGCTCCTGGGGGTGTCCTACCTCCAGTCGCGGTGGGATGCCAACGCGGGTCAGCCCAGCCGGGGCGCGGGGTACGGGCCCCTGCACCTCACCGACGCCCGGGGTCTCGGCGTGGGTTCGGGCTCCCACCACGACGAGGGCCCCGAGGACCCGCGCGGGGACACCTCGCGGCCGCAGGAGCTGCCCGAGCCCGCGCCCGGCGTGGCCCCGGCCTCGTTGCAGACCCTGGACCTGGCCGCGCGGCTGACCGGCCTGTCCCCCGTCGCGCTGCGCACCGACCCGGCCGCCAACATCCGGGGCGGGGCCGCCGTGCTCGCCTCCTACCAGCGCGAGCTCGGCGGCGGCACCGCGGCCGGGGACTGGTACGGGGCGGTGGCCCGGTACAGCGGGGCCACCGACACCGCGACCGCGCGCCGGTTCGCCGACCAGGTGTTCGAGCTGGTCCGCACCGGCACCCAGCGGCGCACCGACGATGGGCAGGAGGTGCGCCTGGCCGCCGACCCGTCCGTCCAACCGCGACAGTCGCAAGTGGACTCTCTGGGACTGCGCCGCACCAGCGACGCGGCCACCGAGTGCCCGCCGGAACTGGGCTGCGAGTGGATCCCGGCGCCGTACGAGCACTACGACCCGACCAAGCCGGGCAGCTACGGCAACCACGACCAGGCCAACCGCCCGACCGATCTGAAGATCAAGTACATCATCGTGCACGACACCGAGGGCTACTACGACACCACGGTGCAGCTGGTGCGCAACGTCAAGCGCGCGGCCAGCTGGCAGTACACGCTGCGCTCCTCGGACGGGCACGTGGCCCAGCACATCAAGGCCGAGGACGTGGCCTGGCAGGCGGGCAACTGGTACGTCAACTCGCACTCGATCGGCCTGGAGCACGAGGGCTTCGCCGCCAAGGGCACCTGGTACACCGAGGCGATGTACCGCTCCTCGGCGCGCCTGGTGCGCTACCTGGCGGCCAAGTACGGCATCCCGCTGGACCGGGGCCACATCCTGGGCCACGACAACGTGCCGGGCACCGTCCCGGCGACCGTGCGCGGCATGCACTGGGACCCGGGCCCCTACTGGGACTGGAGCCACTACTTCAACCTGCTCGGCGCCCCGCTGGTGCCGACCGCCGGTCCGTACTCGGGGCTGGTCACGATCAAGCCGGACTTCGCCGCGAACCGGCCGCTGATGTACGGCTGCGACTCGGCCAAGCCCGCCGACCCGTGCCCGGCCAGGGGCACCACCTCGGTGTTCCTGCACACTGAACCGCGCGCGGACGCCCCCTTGGTCAAGGACCCCGGTCTGCGCCCGGACGGCGGCAACAGCACCCGCCACGTCAGCGACCACGGCGCACGCGTGGACACCGGCCAGACGTTCGCGGTGGCCGAGCGCCGGGGCGACTGGACCGCGATCTGGTACCTGGGCCAGAAGTCCTGGTTCCTCAACCCGCGTGCCAAGCCCACCGCGCTCAACACCGCCGGGCTCGTGGTGACCCCGCGGCCGGGGCTCGCCTCGGTCCCGGTGTACGGCCGGGCCTACCCGGAGGCGGCGGCCTACGAGGGCACAGGCGTGCCGGTGCAGGACGTGCTGCCTTTGCAGTACTCGCTGAACGCGGGCGAGCGGTACGCGCTGGCCGACCGGAACGTACCGACCGACTACTACTTCGCGCAGAACTGGGAGGGTCCGCGCACGGTCGTGCGGGGTGAGGACACCTACCTCCAGGTGTTCTTCGGGCACCGGGCGTTCTTCGTCAAGGCCGCGGACGTCCGGATCCAAGCGAGCTGGTGA
- a CDS encoding alpha/beta fold hydrolase gives MVIDGVRVHGDSGPPVLLLPGGAEGCEGFFPGLVEGLVADPGCRVVVHDRPGTGQAPAAGGLAAASAHLAGLITRLDLGPVVVVGQSLGGAVATLLARDHPRLVAGLVLLDPTLINDARSCAQLERTMHWMGKLADRPLGRRVVEAMIKVPAAREARRLDLRPDCAAAHNRILDMDVKQLTEAVRGLGELSAGLREEDLPTLPSAVATADRKPGTAAGIAHARLAIALGAKLVRWPGSTHSLHLDHPDETLALVREVVAKASATASPRERDGE, from the coding sequence ATGGTGATCGACGGAGTCCGGGTCCACGGCGACAGCGGACCGCCCGTGCTGCTGCTGCCCGGCGGGGCCGAGGGCTGCGAGGGCTTCTTCCCGGGGCTGGTCGAGGGCCTCGTCGCCGACCCCGGCTGCCGGGTGGTCGTGCACGACCGCCCCGGCACCGGGCAGGCCCCCGCGGCCGGTGGCCTCGCCGCGGCCAGCGCGCACCTGGCCGGGCTGATCACCCGCCTGGACCTCGGGCCGGTGGTCGTGGTGGGGCAGAGCCTCGGCGGTGCGGTGGCCACGCTGCTGGCCCGCGACCACCCCCGCCTGGTGGCCGGGCTGGTGCTGCTGGATCCCACGCTGATCAACGACGCGCGCAGCTGTGCCCAGCTGGAGCGCACGATGCACTGGATGGGCAAGCTCGCCGACCGGCCGCTGGGCCGCCGCGTGGTGGAGGCGATGATCAAGGTCCCGGCGGCCCGCGAGGCCCGGCGGCTGGACCTGCGGCCGGACTGCGCGGCCGCCCACAACCGCATCCTGGACATGGACGTCAAGCAGCTCACCGAGGCCGTGCGGGGGCTCGGCGAGCTGTCGGCCGGGCTGCGTGAGGAGGACCTGCCCACACTGCCCTCGGCCGTGGCCACCGCCGACCGCAAGCCCGGCACCGCGGCGGGCATCGCGCACGCCCGGCTGGCCATCGCACTGGGTGCGAAGCTGGTGCGCTGGCCGGGGTCCACGCACAGCCTGCACCTGGACCACCCGGACGAGACGCTGGCGTTGGTCCGGGAGGTGGTGGCCAAGGCCTCGGCCACGGCCAGTCCCCGTGAGCGGGACGGTGAGTAG
- a CDS encoding GntR family transcriptional regulator, translating into MSVEVVGTAPERVASVLRDELLDGAHPVGTRFREEDLASRFDVGRNTVRAALRLLVERGLVVHERNRGALVPPLSRQRIDEVFDYRKLLEQGALRLALARGADLGPVLAEVERLEELARREPGPSWKDLTSTHSAVHRAIVAAAGNPHLLAAYQRCEDQVRLLLTFVRPDFDAARLAEVHRELAEKLRRGGPEAEQALTDDIDHTGRAALLAALNRAEESVRLFGH; encoded by the coding sequence GTGTCGGTGGAGGTAGTGGGGACCGCGCCCGAGCGGGTCGCCTCGGTGCTGCGGGACGAGCTGCTGGACGGCGCGCACCCGGTGGGCACCCGGTTCCGCGAGGAGGACCTGGCCAGCCGCTTCGACGTCGGCCGGAACACCGTCCGCGCGGCGTTGCGCCTGCTCGTCGAGCGCGGGCTGGTGGTGCACGAGCGCAACCGGGGCGCGCTGGTCCCGCCGCTGAGCAGGCAGCGCATCGACGAGGTCTTCGACTACCGCAAGCTGCTCGAACAGGGCGCGCTGCGCCTGGCCCTGGCCCGCGGCGCCGACCTGGGCCCGGTGCTGGCGGAGGTGGAGCGGCTGGAGGAGCTGGCGCGCCGCGAGCCTGGACCGTCCTGGAAGGACCTGACCAGCACGCACAGCGCGGTGCACCGGGCGATCGTGGCCGCGGCGGGCAACCCGCACCTGCTGGCCGCCTACCAGCGCTGCGAGGACCAGGTGCGGCTGCTGCTGACCTTCGTCCGCCCGGACTTCGACGCCGCCCGGCTGGCCGAGGTGCACCGCGAGCTGGCCGAGAAGCTGCGACGCGGCGGCCCGGAGGCCGAGCAGGCGCTCACCGACGACATCGACCACACCGGCCGCGCGGCCCTGCTGGCCGCGCTCAACCGCGCCGAGGAGAGCGTGCGCCTGTTCGGGCACTGA
- a CDS encoding lanthionine synthetase LanC family protein yields the protein MTAHEVLGWVTDRLADPAEVRALAGDWQAASLVEGYAGIAVFYGSLPGYRERAHAHLAAAVRERTDSGRGGLITGDLAIGYAAAVTARTDEDYRGLRASVAGAARKALARLLALATRAGTEVPGQAEALHRLAEFLLAQAGTDEHGPLWPHYLPWPAPARPAWCYGGPGVVRALQLAGLALGAPAWGEQAVRAMRAALARDAWEFHDASLCHGAAGALRITARIARDSGDEVLRAALPGLTERVLAHVDPAAPFGFRYPDAEFRPVANRAGFLEGAAGIALVLATPDRTAPVPWDAALLLA from the coding sequence GTGACCGCGCACGAGGTTCTCGGCTGGGTCACCGACCGGCTGGCCGACCCGGCGGAGGTCCGCGCGCTGGCGGGGGACTGGCAGGCGGCCTCGCTGGTGGAGGGCTACGCGGGCATCGCGGTCTTCTACGGCAGCCTGCCCGGGTACCGGGAGCGGGCGCACGCGCACCTGGCGGCCGCGGTGCGGGAGCGCACGGACTCCGGGCGCGGCGGGCTGATCACCGGGGACCTGGCGATCGGCTACGCCGCCGCGGTCACCGCGCGCACCGACGAGGACTACCGGGGCCTGCGCGCGAGCGTGGCCGGTGCCGCGCGCAAGGCGCTGGCCCGCCTGCTGGCCCTGGCCACCCGCGCCGGGACCGAGGTACCGGGACAGGCCGAGGCGCTGCACCGGCTGGCGGAGTTCCTGCTGGCCCAGGCCGGCACCGACGAGCACGGCCCGCTGTGGCCGCACTACCTGCCCTGGCCCGCACCCGCGCGGCCCGCCTGGTGTTACGGCGGCCCGGGGGTGGTGCGGGCGCTGCAACTGGCCGGTCTCGCGCTCGGCGCACCGGCCTGGGGCGAACAGGCGGTGCGCGCGATGCGGGCGGCGCTGGCCCGGGACGCCTGGGAGTTCCACGACGCCTCGCTCTGCCACGGCGCCGCGGGTGCCCTGCGCATCACCGCCCGCATCGCGCGGGACAGCGGCGACGAGGTCCTGCGGGCGGCCCTGCCCGGACTGACCGAGCGGGTGCTGGCCCACGTCGACCCGGCCGCGCCGTTCGGCTTCCGCTACCCGGACGCGGAGTTCCGGCCGGTGGCCAACCGCGCGGGCTTCCTGGAGGGCGCGGCGGGCATCGCCCTGGTGCTGGCCACCCCGGACCGGACGGCCCCGGTCCCGTGGGACGCGGCGCTGCTGCTGGCCTGA
- a CDS encoding lantibiotic dehydratase C-terminal domain-containing protein, whose amino-acid sequence MCPQSPGWAAWPSTSTAAWTEALRTYGAAVHAQEPSLVDGVLSSLLHMHHNRVIGIDPDSERSVLAACRGLARVREGRRRAGR is encoded by the coding sequence GTGTGCCCACAGTCGCCGGGGTGGGCCGCCTGGCCTTCGACGAGCACCGCTGCCTGGACCGAGGCGCTGCGGACCTACGGCGCAGCCGTGCACGCCCAGGAACCGTCCCTTGTGGACGGTGTGCTGAGCAGCCTGCTGCACATGCACCACAACCGGGTGATCGGCATCGACCCGGACTCCGAGCGTTCGGTGCTGGCCGCCTGCCGGGGCCTGGCCCGGGTGCGCGAGGGCCGTCGGCGGGCAGGCCGGTGA
- a CDS encoding flavin-containing monooxygenase — MPLSAVPSRGSRVAVIGAGVAGLSTAKVLTQAGHLVTVFDKAPDVGGVWSRTRRYPGVTTQSPKEQYALSDYPMPADFPEWPTGAQIQEYLAGYAAHFGLERLLRLDTEVSSVVPAGDGWRVTTAAGTERVDRVVVANGVFCEPSVPEYAGLAEFTAAGGRLCAGSEFNEVEQGRDKHVLVVGYGKTACDIAVATSGVAASTSVVARQLLWKIPRRIAGVLNFKLLLLTRLGEALFRYLRLRGFEKFLHGPGDGPRRRLLNSLGPVSVRQLGLGRLDLVPRGSMEDIVRGAIGLVTEGFFEQVADGRIAVHKDTTIVRLSALDGKPYAELANGTRLPADLVVCATGYTQGVPFLPEAVRARVLDERGNFALYRQIQPVDVPGLYFNGYNSSFFSPLNAEMAAVWIAADLAGLTPKVSDVDKQAAITAQLAFMDEATSRHRCRGTKIIPFSIHNVDEMLDDLDLNLGRATRFRHWLNPVNPAAYRDVTPRLLSRLASLSPAEDPALEKRLA; from the coding sequence GTGCCACTCAGTGCTGTGCCGTCCAGGGGGTCTCGGGTCGCGGTCATCGGGGCCGGTGTGGCCGGGCTGAGCACCGCGAAGGTGCTCACCCAGGCCGGGCACCTCGTGACCGTGTTCGACAAGGCGCCCGATGTGGGCGGGGTGTGGAGCCGGACCCGGCGTTACCCCGGGGTCACCACGCAGAGTCCCAAGGAGCAGTACGCGCTCTCCGACTACCCCATGCCCGCCGACTTCCCCGAGTGGCCCACCGGGGCGCAGATCCAGGAGTACCTCGCCGGGTATGCCGCGCACTTCGGGTTGGAGCGCCTACTCCGCCTGGACACCGAGGTCAGTTCCGTGGTGCCCGCCGGGGACGGGTGGCGGGTGACCACGGCCGCCGGGACCGAGCGCGTCGACCGCGTGGTCGTGGCCAACGGGGTCTTCTGCGAGCCCTCGGTGCCCGAGTACGCCGGGCTGGCCGAGTTCACCGCGGCCGGGGGACGGCTGTGCGCGGGCAGCGAGTTCAACGAGGTCGAGCAGGGCCGGGACAAGCACGTCCTGGTCGTCGGCTACGGCAAGACCGCCTGCGATATCGCCGTGGCCACCAGTGGGGTGGCCGCCAGCACGTCGGTGGTCGCCCGGCAGCTGCTGTGGAAGATCCCGCGGCGCATCGCCGGGGTGCTCAACTTCAAGCTGCTGCTGCTCACCCGCCTCGGGGAGGCGCTGTTCCGGTACCTCCGGCTGCGCGGGTTCGAGAAGTTCCTGCACGGGCCCGGCGACGGCCCGCGGCGGCGCCTGCTCAACTCGCTCGGGCCGGTGTCCGTGCGGCAGCTCGGCCTGGGGCGCCTGGACCTGGTGCCGCGCGGGAGCATGGAGGACATCGTGCGCGGCGCCATCGGGCTGGTCACCGAGGGCTTCTTCGAGCAGGTCGCCGACGGGCGCATCGCCGTGCACAAGGACACCACGATCGTGCGGTTGTCCGCCCTGGACGGCAAGCCGTACGCCGAGCTGGCCAACGGCACGCGCCTGCCCGCCGACCTGGTCGTCTGCGCCACCGGCTACACCCAGGGCGTGCCGTTCCTGCCCGAGGCGGTGCGGGCGCGGGTGCTGGACGAGCGCGGGAACTTCGCGCTGTACCGGCAGATCCAGCCGGTGGACGTGCCCGGCCTGTACTTCAACGGCTACAACTCCTCCTTCTTCAGCCCCCTCAACGCCGAGATGGCCGCGGTGTGGATCGCGGCGGACCTGGCCGGGCTCACCCCGAAAGTGTCCGATGTGGACAAACAGGCGGCGATCACCGCGCAGCTGGCGTTCATGGACGAGGCCACCAGTCGCCACCGCTGCCGAGGTACCAAGATCATCCCGTTCTCCATCCACAACGTGGACGAGATGCTCGACGACCTGGACCTCAACCTGGGCCGCGCCACCCGCTTCCGGCACTGGCTCAACCCGGTGAACCCGGCCGCCTACCGGGACGTGACGCCGCGGCTGCTGTCCCGGCTGGCCTCGCTGTCCCCGGCGGAGGACCCGGCGTTGGAGAAGCGGTTGGCCTGA
- a CDS encoding DUF4097 family beta strand repeat-containing protein, producing MRTFTAWAALLACAAVLSGCGLVGRNQETQQQDVTQRLTRLTLDLDSGDITLRASGDDKVRITRRLHWTTTKPGYTEEWSGDALRVTAKDRCNCSVDYEISLPAGTPVEARTDSGEVTVTDLTGDLRLSTDSGDITATNPRSALWAHSDSGRITATGAQSAKAELSADSGDIRADFTQAPTSLITRADSGTITVTVPRDPASYQVEATASSGEVRVDVTREPGSPRTIKATSDSGDVTVRYA from the coding sequence ATGAGGACCTTCACAGCCTGGGCGGCCCTGCTGGCCTGCGCCGCGGTGCTGTCCGGCTGCGGTCTGGTCGGCCGCAACCAGGAGACCCAGCAGCAGGACGTCACGCAGCGGCTCACGCGGCTGACCCTGGACCTGGACAGCGGCGACATCACGCTGCGTGCCAGCGGGGACGACAAGGTGCGCATCACACGCAGGCTGCACTGGACCACCACGAAGCCGGGCTACACCGAGGAGTGGTCGGGTGACGCGCTCCGCGTCACGGCCAAGGACCGCTGCAACTGCTCGGTCGACTACGAGATCAGCCTCCCGGCGGGCACGCCGGTCGAGGCGCGCACCGACTCAGGCGAGGTCACGGTCACCGACCTCACCGGGGACCTGCGGCTGAGCACCGACAGCGGCGATATCACCGCCACCAACCCCCGCTCCGCGCTGTGGGCGCACAGCGACTCGGGCCGGATCACCGCGACGGGCGCGCAGTCGGCGAAGGCCGAGCTCAGCGCGGACTCCGGCGACATCCGGGCCGACTTCACCCAGGCGCCCACCAGCCTGATCACCCGGGCGGACAGCGGCACCATCACCGTCACCGTGCCCCGCGACCCGGCGTCGTACCAGGTCGAGGCCACGGCGTCGAGCGGCGAGGTGCGGGTCGACGTCACCCGGGAGCCGGGCAGCCCGCGCACCATCAAGGCCACCAGCGACTCGGGCGACGTCACCGTGCGCTACGCCTGA
- a CDS encoding polysaccharide lyase 6 family protein, whose translation MKRHNAVLLTACATTLVLLPVPAAAAGPEGTVRVSSLSALQNALNSANPGDRIELADGSYTASSAIQVKRSGTSGSPIRVVAANPGKAEIKGSTGFAFADGLHDVEVSGFSLRHGGSVSIPSSAHHVRFTRNTVQLTSDGNWFTVNGNDVEVDHNTFQNRTSQGVFLQIAGPSDNVAKRTKVHHNYFYNHGFTGSNGGESIRLGFSHKQSYSANAEIEYNLFERANGDPEAISVKASDNKIRYNTIRDSKGYIVLRHGHRNLVEGNLLLGATGIRFHGNDHKVINNYVASTGSKALIFGKGSEADSGPTSTGHDRPDRVVVAYNTLIGTSAVVDSDGGEFLPKDCVLANNIIVGSSGSLVTMDSGSVVRYEGNIAFGASAGMPSGGYRAVDPKLVTDANGLRRLASGSPAIDAGVGDYPYVTTDFDPHARSGKLDVGADEFGGSVVRKPLTKSDVGPNA comes from the coding sequence ATGAAACGACACAACGCCGTGTTGCTGACCGCGTGCGCCACCACGCTGGTCCTCCTCCCGGTCCCCGCTGCCGCAGCGGGTCCGGAGGGGACGGTCCGAGTCAGCAGCCTGTCCGCCCTGCAAAACGCACTGAACTCGGCCAACCCGGGAGACCGCATCGAGCTGGCCGACGGCAGCTACACCGCGAGCAGCGCGATCCAGGTGAAGCGCTCCGGCACGTCCGGGTCGCCGATCCGGGTCGTGGCCGCGAACCCGGGCAAGGCCGAGATCAAGGGCAGCACCGGGTTCGCCTTCGCCGACGGTCTGCACGACGTCGAGGTGAGCGGCTTCAGCCTCCGGCACGGGGGCTCGGTGTCCATCCCGTCCTCGGCCCACCACGTGCGGTTCACCCGCAACACCGTGCAGCTCACCAGTGACGGCAACTGGTTCACGGTGAACGGCAACGACGTGGAGGTCGACCACAACACCTTCCAGAACCGCACCAGCCAGGGCGTGTTCCTGCAGATCGCCGGGCCCAGCGACAACGTGGCCAAGCGGACGAAGGTGCACCACAACTACTTCTACAACCACGGTTTCACCGGCTCGAACGGCGGTGAGTCGATCCGTCTCGGCTTCAGCCACAAGCAGTCGTACTCGGCCAACGCGGAGATCGAGTACAACCTGTTCGAGCGCGCCAACGGCGACCCCGAGGCCATCTCGGTCAAGGCCTCGGACAACAAGATCCGGTACAACACCATCCGGGACAGCAAGGGCTACATCGTGCTGCGGCACGGCCACCGCAACCTGGTGGAGGGCAACCTGCTGCTCGGGGCCACCGGCATCCGCTTCCACGGCAACGACCACAAGGTGATCAACAACTACGTGGCGAGCACCGGCTCGAAGGCGCTGATCTTCGGCAAGGGCTCGGAGGCGGACAGCGGTCCGACCAGCACCGGCCACGACCGCCCGGACCGGGTCGTCGTCGCCTACAACACGCTGATCGGCACCAGCGCGGTGGTGGACAGCGACGGCGGGGAGTTCCTGCCGAAGGACTGCGTGCTGGCCAACAACATCATTGTCGGCAGCTCGGGTTCGCTGGTCACCATGGACTCGGGCTCGGTGGTGAGGTACGAGGGCAACATCGCCTTCGGGGCCTCGGCGGGCATGCCCTCCGGTGGTTACCGGGCGGTCGACCCGAAGCTCGTGACCGACGCCAACGGCCTGCGCCGCCTGGCCTCGGGCAGCCCGGCCATCGACGCCGGGGTGGGCGACTACCCGTACGTGACCACGGACTTCGACCCGCACGCGCGGTCGGGCAAGCTGGACGTGGGCGCGGACGAGTTCGGCGGCTCGGTGGTCCGCAAGCCGCTGACCAAGTCCGACGTCGGCCCGAACGCCTGA